TTGTCTTATTGGCATATCGGTATCTCTGGATTTTTAGGGATTTTTCCGGCTCCGATTTTTTCTTGTGTGATACCTTTGCTTTTACGCTTCCTACTCTTTCGCAAATTGAAGCTGTTTGCTTTGTTTCGGATAGCGAGCTTTATTTAACGGATGAGCTTGTTTGGTTTGGAGGAACGCCCTACGGCGGCAATTTGTATTATGCGAATCTAAACGAGGCGCTTGGTGTATCTGCAAACCCCAAAAAACCAATCGATATTGGCATTACAGCTTATCCTAATCCCTTCAATTCATCTGTGAGAATTGCCATAGATGCACCCGTAGGGGCCGGGTCGGCCAATCCCTATTTAATGGGCGAGGAAACCTTGCACCCAAAAATCGATATATTCGACTTGAACGGTCGATGCGTGGCGGAATTATTCTCTCCATATTCCTTTTGCACTTCCGACTCCCTTGTTAAAGGGATTTCTGAATACGATTCTAACAGTGTTGAAATTCCGCGAGGATCATGGGAGATAATCTGGGCACCGGGAAAAGCTATCGGTTCTGGTATCTATCTCGTGCATTTGCAATTTTATAATGGCTCAACAGCCACGAAAATGGTGGTTTATATAAAATGACCTTTGCATAAACTCTGATTGTTTTTGAGCAAGAGAGATTCGTGAATGATTAGGCAAATTGAATCTATTTTTTAAAGCATAATAAGAAATCTCTTATTCGACCGTGACGGATTTTGCTAGATTCCGCGGTTGGTCGACGTCTGTGCCGCGATCGACGGCCACGTAATATGCAAGAAGCTGCAATGGAACGGCAGCAATCATGGGCATTACAAGAGGATCGGCGGATGGAAGGTAAATAATATTCTGAGCTAGCTCCGCGATTCTCTTATCACCTTCTGTAGCAAGAGCAAGAACCTTTCCACCTCGAGCGCGAACCTCCTCTACATTAGAAATAATCTTATCGTGAAGAGGATCCTCAGTTGCGATAAATACTGCTGGCATATCTTTATCGATAAGGGCGATAGGACCGTGTTTCATCTCCGCAGCGGGATAGCCCTCAGCATGGACATAGCTGATCTCTTTTAGTTTAAGAGCGCCTTCGAGTGCGACGGGATAATTCAAACCTCTTCCAAGATACAGAAAATTGTTATATTTTGAGTATTCTCGAGCGATCTTGCGAATTTCCCCTGTTTTTCTTTCATCGTCGAGAACTTTTTGCACTTTGTTAGGAACGTCCATAAGTTCGCTAACAAGTTCCCTTCCGCGGATGGTCGAGAGACCGTGCATACGCGCCAACAGAAGCGCCACTTCGCTTAAAACCATTAGTTGGCTTGTAAAGGCTTTGGTAGAAGCGACTCCTATCTCGGGGCCGGCATGGATATACACTCCTGCGTTTGTTTCCCTAGCAATGGTCGAACCCACGACATTGACGATACCGAAAACGGGAGCTCCCTGTCTTTTTGCCTCTCGAAGTGCCGCTAGCGTGTCCGCTGTTTCACCGGATTGGCTGATTACGAATAATGCATCGCCATCTCTAATGATTGGCCCTCTATAACGGAATTCCGAAGCGTAATCCACCTCGACCGGGATACGGGCGAGCTCTTCTATAAGATATTCTCCAATAAGAGCTGCATGCCAGCTTGTTCCACAAGCAGTGATAATAATTCGGTCAATATTTCGGAGTAAATCAAAATAGGATTCTAGCCCGTTAAGTCTTGCTGCGCCTTCATCGCTATTCAATCTACCTCGAATTGCGTTCCTTAAGGTATCCGGTTGTTCGCAAATTTCTTTCAGCATGAAATGATCATATCCTCCCTTTTCGATCTCTGATAGGGATAGGGATAGTTTTTCAATTTGTGGTGTTATTTCCTCGGCATCTAAAGTGCTCATCTTTACCGAGTCTGCTTTGATTGTAGCTAATGTTCCTTCGTCGAGATAGATCACTCGGTCGGTATAGCGAATAATTGCTGAAGCATCGGATGCAACTAGATTTTCTCCATCTCCAATTCCAACTAGAAGAGGGCTTCCATGTCTCGCGGCAAATATCTTGTCTGGTTCATCCTCGAAAAGAACTGCTAAGCCATAAGTGCCCTTTACTTCACGAAGCGCTTCTCTAATTGCTTTCCAAAAAGGCAACTGTGAGCCATCACCATAAATATCCTCGATAAGATGTGCGATAACTTCGGTATCTGTTTCTGTGGTGAATTTATGTCCTTTTTCGGTGAGGTATTTCCTAAGTGAACGGTAATTCTCAATTATACCATTATGCACAACGGCTATTTTCCCTGTGCAATCGGTATGAGGATGGGCGTTTTGGTTGTTAGGTTCGCCGTGAGTGGCCCATCGTGTATGGGCAATACCAACGCAGGTTTTATCCTTGAGGTTAGCTGTTTTGCGGGTGAGCATGTCGAGTTTGCCTGCTGATTTGATGGTTTTGAGTTTACCGTTGTAAAGATACGCTATACCCGATGAATCGTAACCACGATATTCAAGTCTTTTAAGGCCGTCGAGTAGGATTGGTATTGCTTCATGTTGACCTATATATCCGATTATACCGCACATGGGAACTCCTTAAAAAAAATTCACTTCAGTATGTCTGCTTTAACGCAACTGCTATGCCAGCGCGGATTTCACAGCAGAGATGAGTTTCTCGCTTTCACTGATTTCCCCTGCTTCGGCGATTATTCTCAATATCGGTTCGGTGTTTGAAGCTCGGACATGCACCCATTTATCGTGCCATGAAAAGCGTATGCCGTCGGAGAGGTCTATTCCTTGGGGATTTAGCTTGCTTTTCAATTTGCCTGAAACGGAATTGTCGAATTGGCCGTCGAAGGGTGTTTTCGTTTTGAGCATGAAGAGTTTAGGAAAACAGGCAATGGCTTCCGAAAGGGCTTTATCTTGACGAGCTAGATGGTTGAGTATCACAGCCGCTGCGAGAATAGCATCA
This DNA window, taken from bacterium, encodes the following:
- the glmS gene encoding glutamine--fructose-6-phosphate transaminase (isomerizing) — encoded protein: MCGIIGYIGQHEAIPILLDGLKRLEYRGYDSSGIAYLYNGKLKTIKSAGKLDMLTRKTANLKDKTCVGIAHTRWATHGEPNNQNAHPHTDCTGKIAVVHNGIIENYRSLRKYLTEKGHKFTTETDTEVIAHLIEDIYGDGSQLPFWKAIREALREVKGTYGLAVLFEDEPDKIFAARHGSPLLVGIGDGENLVASDASAIIRYTDRVIYLDEGTLATIKADSVKMSTLDAEEITPQIEKLSLSLSEIEKGGYDHFMLKEICEQPDTLRNAIRGRLNSDEGAARLNGLESYFDLLRNIDRIIITACGTSWHAALIGEYLIEELARIPVEVDYASEFRYRGPIIRDGDALFVISQSGETADTLAALREAKRQGAPVFGIVNVVGSTIARETNAGVYIHAGPEIGVASTKAFTSQLMVLSEVALLLARMHGLSTIRGRELVSELMDVPNKVQKVLDDERKTGEIRKIAREYSKYNNFLYLGRGLNYPVALEGALKLKEISYVHAEGYPAAEMKHGPIALIDKDMPAVFIATEDPLHDKIISNVEEVRARGGKVLALATEGDKRIAELAQNIIYLPSADPLVMPMIAAVPLQLLAYYVAVDRGTDVDQPRNLAKSVTVE